In Streptococcus respiraculi, one DNA window encodes the following:
- the malQ gene encoding 4-alpha-glucanotransferase — protein MTNRTSGVLMHVTSLPGKFGIGTFGKEAYEFVDFLVETKQTYWQILPLTTTSYGDSPYQSFSAIAGNTNLIDFELLVEAGCLQVTDYEKVDFGENPEEIDYARLFTTRRPILEMAVKGFLAQDKHIAAFREFEKANSSWLNDYAEFMAIKEHFGNKALQEWEDKKVLARNEETLEKYRQDLAEQIDYFKVTQYFFFSQWKELKAYANRKHIKIIGDMPIYVSADSVEVWTKPHLFKLDSERKPLYVAGVPADNFSADGQLWGNPLYDWAEHEKTGFSWWIYRIHESFKLYDVLRIDHFKGFSDFWQVAGDATVAKVGTWEPGPGYSLFKVVKEALGDLPIIAEDLGNIDAKARKLLNDCGYPGMKILQFGLEDVGGKSIDSPHRCIPNSVSYTGTHDNDVINGWYTTLTPKQQEYVDDYSNRKPIEPVTQAMLRVLFATVSDTVIATMQDILDLPGSSRMNMPSTIGGNWQWRMKAEDLTQDKKDFLVKITRLYQRGNEQND, from the coding sequence ATGACCAACCGTACAAGTGGTGTTTTGATGCACGTTACTTCCCTACCGGGGAAATTTGGTATTGGAACATTCGGGAAAGAAGCCTATGAATTTGTGGATTTCTTGGTAGAAACCAAGCAAACCTACTGGCAAATCCTTCCGTTGACAACGACTAGCTATGGGGATTCTCCCTACCAATCTTTTTCTGCCATTGCAGGAAATACTAATCTCATCGATTTTGAGTTATTGGTCGAGGCTGGTTGCTTGCAAGTCACAGATTACGAGAAAGTCGATTTTGGAGAAAATCCAGAAGAAATTGACTATGCGCGGCTATTTACCACGCGCCGTCCGATTTTGGAAATGGCGGTAAAAGGCTTTTTAGCCCAAGACAAACACATTGCAGCATTTAGAGAATTTGAAAAGGCCAATTCATCATGGTTGAATGACTATGCTGAATTTATGGCCATTAAAGAACATTTTGGAAACAAGGCGCTTCAGGAGTGGGAAGACAAGAAAGTCCTTGCTCGCAATGAAGAAACGCTTGAAAAATACCGTCAGGACTTGGCAGAGCAAATTGACTACTTCAAGGTTACCCAATATTTCTTCTTCAGCCAATGGAAGGAATTAAAGGCCTACGCCAACCGCAAGCATATCAAGATTATTGGAGATATGCCAATCTATGTTTCAGCAGACAGTGTAGAAGTATGGACCAAGCCTCATCTCTTTAAGCTTGATAGCGAGCGTAAGCCCCTTTATGTGGCAGGTGTTCCGGCGGATAACTTTAGTGCAGACGGTCAGCTCTGGGGCAACCCGCTCTATGACTGGGCAGAGCATGAAAAGACAGGCTTTAGCTGGTGGATTTACCGCATTCATGAGAGTTTCAAGCTCTACGATGTCTTACGGATTGACCATTTCAAAGGTTTCTCTGATTTCTGGCAAGTAGCAGGAGATGCTACAGTTGCCAAGGTCGGCACTTGGGAGCCAGGACCAGGCTACAGTCTCTTTAAAGTAGTCAAAGAGGCCTTGGGGGACTTGCCGATTATTGCCGAAGATTTGGGAAATATTGACGCGAAGGCTCGGAAACTCTTAAATGACTGTGGCTATCCAGGCATGAAAATCTTACAATTTGGGTTGGAAGATGTGGGCGGCAAAAGTATTGACAGTCCGCATCGCTGCATTCCAAACTCCGTATCTTATACAGGAACGCATGACAACGACGTCATCAATGGTTGGTATACGACCTTGACACCCAAGCAACAGGAATATGTCGATGATTATAGCAACCGCAAGCCGATTGAGCCTGTGACTCAGGCTATGCTTCGGGTCTTGTTTGCGACCGTGAGTGACACTGTTATTGCTACCATGCAGGATATTTTGGATTTGCCGGGTTCATCGCGGATGAACATGCCGTCTACTATTGGTGGCAATTGGCAATGGCGTATGAAAGCAGAAGATTTAACCCAAGATAAGAAAGACTTTTTAGTGAAAATTACGAGATTATATCAACGAGGAAATGAACAAAATGACTAA
- a CDS encoding GntR family transcriptional regulator, with product MSKYKTVYEDIKKKILADLFPANQELPSENDLMHHYHFSKDTIRKALSLLERDGYIRKQQGRNSIVLEPQLTKPQPLSEIKTVGELNHPHTHDVKTSLTSLYIVQGEPLLMEAFQVGDSVDFYRVGRSRTINGEAVEYEISYFDRRIVPYLNREIAEGSIYHYLEQELNLTISHSEREISFRYANDEERHHLDLGDYDMVVVVTSTSYLDNGKPFQYGSISYRPDKITFTSTAKR from the coding sequence ATGAGTAAGTACAAAACTGTCTATGAAGACATTAAAAAAAAGATTCTCGCAGATCTATTTCCAGCCAATCAAGAACTGCCCAGTGAAAACGATCTGATGCACCACTATCATTTCTCAAAGGATACCATTCGAAAAGCCCTGTCACTCCTTGAGCGTGACGGCTATATCCGCAAACAGCAGGGACGAAACTCCATTGTGCTGGAACCTCAATTGACCAAGCCACAGCCCTTATCAGAGATTAAAACAGTAGGGGAGCTGAATCACCCCCATACCCACGATGTCAAGACAAGCTTGACGAGCCTCTATATTGTCCAAGGTGAGCCCCTTCTTATGGAGGCCTTTCAGGTCGGGGACAGTGTCGATTTTTACCGTGTGGGACGCTCGCGTACCATTAACGGAGAAGCCGTCGAGTATGAGATTTCTTATTTTGACCGCCGCATCGTGCCTTACCTCAATCGCGAGATTGCAGAAGGATCCATCTACCACTATCTGGAACAAGAATTGAACCTCACTATCAGCCATTCCGAGCGTGAAATCTCCTTCCGCTATGCCAATGACGAAGAGCGTCATCACCTTGATTTAGGGGATTATGACATGGTCGTTGTTGTCACAAGTACCAGCTACCTCGATAACGGCAAGCCCTTTCAATATGGCAGCATCAGCTATCGCCCTGATAAAATCACCTTCACCTCAACTGCTAAACGATAA
- the glgP gene encoding glycogen/starch/alpha-glucan family phosphorylase, with amino-acid sequence MTNFTTFAEANTAKTVAELTNEEIYFQLLSYVKDAAATKAKNTGKRKVYYISAEFLIGKLLSNNLINLGIYKDIQSELAAAGKSLSQVEDVEPEPSLGNGGLGRLASCFVDSMSTLGINGEGVGLNYHCGLFKQVFDKNEQEAEPNFWIADQSWLIPTDISYEVPFRDFTLTSKLDRLDILGYKKDTKNYLNLFDIEHVNYDLIQDGIAFDKTDIKENLTLFLYPDDSDKNGELLRIYQQYFMVSNAAQLLIDEALERGSNLHDLAEYAYVQINDTHPSMVIPELIRLLTEKHGLDFAEAVEIVRNMTGYTNHTILAEALEKWPLDFLEEVVPHLVTIIKELDAMVRASYQDPAVQIIDETGRVHMAHMDIHFSNSVNGVAALHTEILKNSELKVFYDLYPEKFNNKTNGITFRRWLEFANQDLADYIKELIGDGYLENATELEKLLAYADDKAVHAKLAEIKFQNKLALKRYLKDNKGIDLDEHSIIDTQIKRFHEYKRQQMNALYVIHKYLEIKNGNLPKRKITVIFGGKAAPAYIIAQDIIHLILCLSELINNDPEVSPYLNVHLVENYNVTVAEKLIPATDISEQISLASKEASGTGNMKFMLNGALTLGTMDGANVEIAELAGSANIYTFGKDSDTIIDLYETGGYVSREYYANDEEIKRAVDFIVSEDLVRLGNNERLERLYQELLNKDWFMTLIDLKEYIAVKEQVLLDYEDQEAWNKKVIHNIAKAGFFSSDRTIEQYNEDIWHSR; translated from the coding sequence ATGACTAACTTTACAACATTTGCAGAAGCAAATACAGCAAAAACAGTAGCTGAATTGACCAACGAGGAAATCTATTTCCAACTATTAAGCTATGTCAAAGATGCGGCAGCGACAAAAGCTAAAAACACAGGAAAACGCAAAGTTTACTATATTTCAGCAGAATTTCTAATCGGAAAACTCTTGTCTAACAACCTGATTAACCTCGGTATCTACAAAGACATTCAATCAGAACTTGCGGCAGCTGGTAAATCACTCAGTCAAGTAGAAGACGTAGAGCCAGAACCATCACTTGGAAATGGTGGTCTTGGACGTTTGGCATCTTGTTTTGTCGATTCTATGTCAACGCTTGGAATCAATGGAGAAGGGGTCGGACTCAACTACCATTGCGGTCTTTTCAAGCAAGTATTTGACAAGAATGAGCAAGAAGCAGAGCCAAACTTCTGGATTGCAGATCAATCTTGGTTGATTCCTACAGATATCAGCTATGAAGTTCCGTTCAGAGACTTTACCTTGACCTCTAAACTAGACCGTTTGGATATATTGGGTTACAAGAAAGACACGAAAAACTACCTCAACTTGTTTGACATTGAGCATGTCAACTATGACTTGATTCAAGACGGTATCGCCTTTGACAAGACAGATATTAAGGAAAACTTGACCCTCTTCCTTTACCCAGATGATTCAGATAAAAACGGGGAATTGCTCCGTATTTATCAACAGTATTTCATGGTGTCAAATGCTGCGCAACTCTTGATTGATGAAGCATTGGAGCGGGGCAGCAATCTCCATGATTTGGCGGAATACGCATACGTACAAATCAACGATACCCACCCATCTATGGTTATTCCAGAGTTGATTCGTCTCTTGACGGAAAAACATGGCTTGGACTTTGCAGAAGCGGTTGAGATTGTCCGCAATATGACTGGTTACACCAACCACACTATTTTGGCAGAAGCTTTGGAAAAATGGCCACTTGATTTCCTAGAAGAAGTGGTGCCACACTTGGTTACCATTATCAAAGAATTGGATGCCATGGTGCGGGCTAGTTATCAAGATCCTGCCGTTCAAATCATTGACGAAACAGGCCGTGTACACATGGCTCACATGGATATCCACTTCTCAAACTCTGTCAATGGGGTGGCAGCACTCCATACCGAAATCTTGAAAAATTCTGAGTTGAAGGTTTTTTACGACCTCTATCCAGAGAAATTCAACAACAAGACCAATGGAATTACCTTCCGTCGTTGGTTAGAATTTGCCAACCAAGACTTGGCAGACTATATCAAGGAGTTGATTGGTGATGGCTATCTTGAAAATGCGACAGAGCTCGAAAAATTATTGGCCTATGCAGATGACAAGGCCGTACATGCCAAGTTAGCCGAGATTAAATTCCAAAATAAACTGGCCCTCAAACGGTATCTTAAAGACAACAAGGGGATTGACTTGGATGAACATTCGATTATTGATACCCAAATCAAGCGATTCCATGAATATAAGCGTCAGCAGATGAATGCCCTTTACGTGATCCATAAATATTTGGAAATCAAAAATGGCAACCTGCCAAAACGCAAGATTACCGTTATCTTTGGTGGGAAGGCAGCTCCTGCTTACATCATCGCTCAAGACATTATCCACCTCATTCTTTGCTTGTCAGAATTAATCAACAACGATCCTGAGGTCAGTCCATATCTCAATGTACATTTGGTAGAAAACTACAATGTCACCGTGGCAGAAAAATTGATTCCTGCAACGGATATTTCAGAGCAGATTTCTCTTGCTTCTAAAGAAGCATCTGGTACTGGAAATATGAAATTCATGTTGAATGGTGCTTTGACATTAGGAACCATGGACGGTGCCAATGTCGAGATTGCAGAGCTTGCTGGTAGCGCAAATATCTATACATTCGGTAAGGATTCAGATACGATTATTGACTTGTATGAAACCGGCGGCTACGTATCACGTGAATACTATGCCAATGATGAAGAAATCAAGCGTGCGGTTGACTTTATTGTGAGTGAGGACTTGGTCCGTCTCGGAAATAACGAACGCTTGGAACGCCTGTACCAAGAACTCTTGAACAAGGACTGGTTTATGACCTTGATTGACTTGAAAGAGTATATTGCTGTCAAAGAGCAGGTCTTGTTAGACTATGAAGACCAAGAGGCGTGGAACAAGAAAGTGATTCATAATATCGCAAAAGCTGGCTTCTTCTCCTCAGACCGCACGATTGAGCAGTACAATGAGGATATTTGGCATAGCCGCTAA
- a CDS encoding AAA family ATPase: protein MNNHYNNFNNIDDIFNQLMGRMQGYNTESRRYLINGREVTPEEFAHYRVTGQLPQTEEQAESTHNPHFKKDGILAKLGRNLTAEARESMLDPVIGRNKEIQETAEILSRRTKNNPVLVGDAGVGKTAVVEGLAQAIVRGDVPAAIKNKELISIDISGLEAGTQYRGSFEENIQNLIAEVKEMGNVIIFFDEIHQILGAGSTGESASKGLADILKPALSRGELTVIGATTQDEYRNTILKNAALARRFNEVKVNAPSAEDTYKILQGIRDLYEAHHNVILPDEVLKAAVDYSVQYIPQRSLPDKAIDLLDVSAAHLAAQHPVTDIHALETEIAQEKEKQENAVQKEDYEAALNAKVRIEEIEKQIKNHSEDTKVTASINDVAESIERMTGIPVSQMGSSDIERLKGMSDRLKTKVIGQSDAVEAVARAIRRNRAGFDEGRRPIGSFLFVGPTGVGKTELAKQLALDLFGTKDAIIRLDMSEYSDRTAVSKLIGTTAGYVGYDDNSNTLTERVRRNPYSIVLLDEIEKADPQVITLLLQVLDDGHLTDGQGNTVNFKNTVIIATSNAGFGYEGASHDEADKSDIMDRLKPFFRPEFLNRFNAVIEFLHLGKEDLAEIVELMLAEVNQMLAKKEMHLEVTESAKEHLIEKGYNEVMGVRPLRRVIEQEIRDKVTDFYLDHLDAKELFADMVEGELVISDTRQK from the coding sequence ACAACATAGACGATATTTTCAATCAACTAATGGGACGCATGCAGGGCTACAATACAGAAAGTCGCCGCTATCTCATCAATGGTCGTGAAGTGACACCGGAAGAATTTGCTCATTACCGTGTAACCGGTCAGTTGCCACAGACAGAAGAGCAAGCGGAAAGTACGCACAATCCGCATTTTAAAAAAGATGGCATTCTAGCAAAGCTTGGTCGCAACTTGACAGCTGAAGCAAGAGAAAGTATGCTCGATCCTGTCATTGGACGCAATAAGGAAATTCAAGAAACTGCGGAAATCCTTTCTCGCAGAACCAAGAATAATCCTGTATTGGTTGGGGATGCGGGGGTCGGGAAGACTGCGGTTGTAGAAGGGCTAGCCCAAGCGATTGTTCGTGGCGATGTACCAGCTGCGATTAAGAACAAAGAATTGATTTCAATTGATATTTCCGGACTTGAAGCAGGTACCCAGTACCGCGGTAGCTTTGAGGAAAATATCCAAAATCTGATAGCAGAAGTTAAGGAAATGGGCAATGTTATCATCTTCTTTGATGAAATTCATCAGATTCTCGGTGCGGGTAGCACAGGTGAAAGTGCTTCAAAAGGTCTTGCGGATATCTTGAAACCAGCTCTTTCTCGGGGAGAATTAACCGTGATTGGGGCAACGACTCAGGACGAATACCGCAATACGATTTTGAAGAATGCAGCTCTGGCGCGCCGTTTCAATGAAGTCAAGGTCAATGCACCGTCTGCTGAAGACACCTACAAAATCCTTCAAGGAATCCGGGACTTGTATGAGGCGCACCACAATGTTATCTTGCCAGATGAGGTTTTAAAAGCAGCTGTTGACTACTCTGTCCAATACATTCCGCAACGGAGTCTTCCTGATAAGGCAATTGACTTGCTCGATGTGAGCGCAGCTCACTTGGCAGCGCAACACCCTGTAACAGACATTCATGCTCTTGAAACAGAAATTGCGCAAGAAAAAGAAAAGCAGGAGAATGCCGTACAAAAAGAGGACTATGAGGCAGCCTTGAATGCTAAAGTTCGCATTGAAGAAATAGAAAAACAAATTAAAAACCATTCTGAAGATACTAAGGTAACGGCTAGCATCAACGATGTGGCAGAGTCTATCGAGCGCATGACAGGCATTCCTGTTTCGCAAATGGGGTCAAGTGACATTGAGCGTTTGAAAGGGATGAGCGATCGCCTCAAGACTAAGGTCATCGGCCAAAGTGATGCGGTCGAAGCCGTCGCCCGTGCCATTCGTCGGAACCGTGCAGGGTTTGATGAGGGCCGTCGCCCAATCGGTAGCTTCCTTTTTGTTGGACCAACTGGTGTTGGGAAGACCGAGCTAGCAAAACAGCTGGCGCTTGACCTCTTTGGGACAAAAGATGCGATTATTCGCCTAGACATGTCTGAGTACAGTGATCGTACGGCTGTTTCTAAGTTGATCGGAACAACAGCTGGCTATGTGGGCTACGATGACAATAGTAACACGCTGACCGAGCGTGTCCGTAGAAATCCTTACTCAATCGTTCTGTTGGATGAGATTGAAAAGGCCGACCCGCAAGTCATTACGCTTCTTTTGCAGGTGCTTGATGACGGACATTTGACAGACGGTCAAGGAAATACGGTCAACTTTAAAAATACTGTCATCATTGCGACCTCAAATGCAGGATTTGGCTATGAAGGAGCAAGTCATGATGAAGCTGACAAATCTGATATTATGGACCGTCTCAAACCATTCTTTCGCCCAGAATTTCTCAATCGTTTCAATGCCGTGATTGAATTTCTCCACCTAGGAAAAGAAGACTTGGCAGAGATTGTTGAGTTGATGCTGGCAGAAGTTAATCAGATGTTGGCTAAAAAAGAGATGCACTTAGAAGTGACAGAGAGCGCTAAAGAGCATTTGATTGAGAAAGGGTATAACGAAGTCATGGGTGTGCGCCCACTCCGCCGAGTCATTGAACAAGAAATCCGCGATAAGGTGACCGATTTCTACCTTGATCACCTAGATGCTAAAGAATTGTTTGCAGATATGGTAGAGGGCGAGCTAGTGATTAGTGATACTCGTCAAAAATAA
- a CDS encoding endonuclease/exonuclease/phosphatase family protein encodes MKLLTLNVHAWLEDQQAEKIDILARTIAEKQYDVVALQEVNQLMTAHLVTKDIKEDNYGLLLVEKINQLSEAHYSLFWSNSHIGYDKYDEGIAFLTKLPVYEVDSFYCTELQTVQSILSRKIIGITVVYQGQLIDCYSCHMNLPDCQEEDSIANLRAIVERSRHSRLKILMGDFNTDAISAPKDYEAMKGVGLLDTYELAQEKDAGITVSNAIDGWSSHGAEKRIDYIFLNQEREVLSSHVIFNGENQAVVSDHFGLEVYVKC; translated from the coding sequence ATGAAATTACTAACGCTCAATGTTCATGCCTGGTTAGAAGACCAACAGGCAGAAAAAATAGATATTCTAGCTCGGACCATTGCTGAAAAGCAGTATGATGTGGTGGCGCTTCAAGAGGTCAATCAGCTGATGACGGCACATCTAGTAACCAAGGATATCAAAGAGGATAATTACGGCTTGCTCTTGGTGGAAAAAATCAACCAGTTGAGCGAGGCTCACTATTCCTTATTTTGGAGTAATTCGCATATTGGCTATGACAAGTACGATGAGGGAATTGCCTTTCTCACCAAGCTACCAGTCTATGAAGTCGATTCGTTTTACTGCACGGAACTTCAGACGGTGCAATCGATTTTATCACGCAAGATTATTGGTATCACGGTTGTTTATCAGGGGCAACTCATCGATTGTTATTCCTGCCACATGAACCTGCCAGATTGTCAGGAGGAAGATTCGATTGCCAATCTGCGAGCGATTGTGGAGCGTTCTCGCCATTCTCGCCTGAAGATTTTAATGGGTGATTTTAACACCGATGCTATTTCTGCCCCAAAAGACTATGAGGCGATGAAAGGAGTCGGATTGCTTGACACCTATGAACTAGCCCAGGAAAAGGATGCGGGGATTACTGTATCAAATGCTATTGACGGTTGGAGCAGTCACGGAGCTGAAAAGCGAATTGACTATATCTTTCTAAACCAGGAACGTGAAGTTCTCTCAAGCCATGTCATTTTTAATGGAGAAAATCAAGCAGTTGTTTCGGATCATTTTGGTCTTGAAGTGTATGTGAAATGTTAG